A window from Branchiostoma lanceolatum isolate klBraLanc5 chromosome 9, klBraLanc5.hap2, whole genome shotgun sequence encodes these proteins:
- the LOC136441380 gene encoding potassium voltage-gated channel subfamily D member 3-like, producing the protein MTAMSSKMRYSFAEAMRRLLFIADPSVVHSVNCHKSQNDKRVVINVSGIKFETWRTNLDQHPTTLLGSCEIDYFFDERNNEYFFDRDPHLFRYILNYYSTGELHFPKYECHVAFENELKFYRIVPDMIQDCCFEEYQDYKDAEKETLYPERHSHNAKEKDTDTEKPQRTFRENLWQMFEDPEKSGMPQVAPAFNYIIGFFVMISILANIIETVPVQETDGSKISSTPMGDKYNLIFTCLDTACVAIFTVEYVLRVYAAPSRARFVSSGMSIIDLIAILPFYIGLCLADTGNVNAIFVTLRVFRVFRVLKFSRDSTGLRLLGYTIRNCMKELGFLVFSMLIAVIIFSTFMFYIEKGVENTKYTSIPATFWYTIVTMTTLGYGDMVPKTWLGKTLTGICSLSGVLLITLPVTVIVTNFNHVIQKAEREKKLETMDKHIFNKGKLYNAPLLPTAPHV; encoded by the exons ATGACTGCTATGTCGAGCAAGATGAGGTATTCCTTTGCAGAGGCCATGAGGAGGTTGCTGTTCATTGCAG ATCCCTCAGTGGTCCACTCTGTGAACTGCCACAAGAGTCAAAATGACAAAAGAGTTGTCATCAACGTGAGCGGGATCAAGTTCGAAACTTGGCGTACAAACCTGGACCAGCATCCGACAACTCTATTGGGCAGCTGCGAGATTGATTACTTCTTCGACGAGAGAAACAACGAGTACTTTTTTGACCGAGACCCTCATCTCTTCAGGTACATCCTCAACTACTACAGTACGGGAGAACTTCACTTCCCCAAATACGAGTGTCACGTTGCCTTTGAGAATGAGCTCAAGTTCTACAGGATTGTACCCGACATGATCCAAGACTGCTGCTTCGAGGAATACCAAGACTATAAGGATGCTGAGAAGGAAACCCTTTACCCGGAGAGACACAGTCACAACGCTAAAGAAAAGGATACGGACACCGAGAAACCACAGAGAACTTTTCGAGAGAATTTGTGGCAGATGTTCGAAGACCCGGAGAAATCTGGAATGCCCCAAGTGGCTCCTGCTTTCAACTACATCATTGGATTTTTTGTGATGATATCCATCCTGGCCAACATCATTGAAACAGTGCCTGTGCAAGAAACGGATGGATCCAAAATTTCTTCAACACCGATGGGTGACAAGTATAACCTGATATTCACTTGTTTGGACACGGCGTGTGTGGCTATATTCACTGTGGAGTATGTACTGAGGGTGTACGCTGCACCCAGCAGGGCACGGTTTGTTTCCAGTGGAATGAGTATCATAGACTTGATAGCCATTCTGCCTTTCTACATCGGACTGTGCCTCGCCGACACCGGAAATGTCAACGCGATCTTTGTCACGCTGAGAGTCTTTCGCGTTTTCCGTGTCTTGAAGTTTTCCAGGGACTCCACGGGACTGCGTCTCCTTGGCTACACGATTCGCAACTGTATGAAGGAGCTGGGATTCCTTGTCTTCTCGATGCTTATAGCTGTCATAATATTCTCCACGTTTATGTTCTATATTGAGAAAGGTGTAGAGAACACAAAGTACACAAGTATACCAGCGACATTCTGGTACACCATTGTTACAATGACTACGCTAGGCTACGGCGACATGGTACCTAAAACATGGCTGGGAAAGACTCTAACAGGTATATGTTCCCTCAGCGGTGTATTACTGATAACCCTGCCGGTGACAGTCATAGTCACAAACTTTAACCACGTCATACAGAAAGCTGAGAGAGAGAAGAAGCTAGAAACCATGGACAAACACATCTTCAACAAGGGTAAGTTGTACAACGCACCGCTGTTACCAACGGCACCTCATGTCTGA